One Salmo trutta chromosome 12, fSalTru1.1, whole genome shotgun sequence genomic region harbors:
- the LOC115203666 gene encoding b(0,+)-type amino acid transporter 1 isoform X1 — MDEDSVRKRKDMFNGGPATGPTSNMSASHSKPAEEDMKATVLQKEVGLLSGICMIVGTMIGSGIFVSPKAVLLETGAVGPCLCVWAACGVLATLGALCYAELGTMITKSGGEYVYLMEAYGSVMAYLYSWSTIMVLQPSAFAIIALSFAEYTSTPFYPGCTPPIMVTKCLAVVCVFLIVSVNCLSVKLASYVQNFFTAAKLLIILVIVVAGIVLLAQGNTENLSNPFEGASTSFGSIGLAFYNGLWAYDGWNQLNFITEELENPNRNLPLAIIIGIPLVTVCYVLVNIAYFSAMTPTELLQSPAVAVTFGDRVLYPLSWVVPVFVIFSTFGAANGSCFTAGRLTYVAGREGHMVKILSYISLKHLTPSPALIFNGILAVLYIIPTDISTLINYFSFAVWAFYGLTALALIVMRFTRKELKRPVKCPMPIAALVVIVSCYLVLAPIIDKPELEYLYCTIFILSGLLLYFPFVHRKFSWTRRVMRPITMYLQLLMEVVPPEKNE; from the exons ATGGACGAGGACAGtgtgaggaagaggaaggacaTGTTTAATGGAGGCCCCGCCACCGGCCCAACCTCCAATATGTCTGCCTCCCACTCCAAGCCTGCTGAGGAGGACATGAAGGCTACCGTGCTACAGAAGGAG gtgGGCCTTTTGAGTGGGATCTGTATGATCGTAGGAACAATGATCGGCTCCGGCATCTTCGTCTCCCCTAAAGCAGTGCTGCTGGAAACGGGAGCCGTAGGaccatgtctgtgtgtctgggccGCCTGCGGGGTGCTGGCTACACtgg GGGCGCTGTGCTACGCGGAGCTGGGCACCATGATCACTAAGTCTGGAGGGGAATACGTGTATCTGATGGAAGCCTATGGGTCAGTGATGGCATACCTCTACTCATGGAGCACCATCATGGTCCTACAGCCCTCCGCCTTCGCCATCATCGCCCTAAGCTTCGCAGAGTACACCTCCACGCCGTTCTACCCAGGATGCACTCCTCCCATTATGGTCACCAAGTGCCTGGCTGTAGTGTGCGTAT TTCTGATAGTGTCGGTGAACTGTCTCAgtgtgaagctagccagctatgtCCAGAACTTCTTCACTGCAGCCAAGCTTCTCATCATCCTGGTCATCGTAGTGGCGGGAATCGTCCTCTTGGCACAAG GAAACACTGAGAATCTGTCCAACCCATTTGAAGGAGCCTCAACCTCCTTTGGATCCATTGGACTGGCGTTTTACAACGGGCTCTGGGCCTACGATGGGTG GAATCAGCTGAACTTTATAACAGAGGAGCTGGAAAACCCAAACAG aaaCCTTCCCCTGGCCATTATCATTGGTATCCCCTTGGTGACTGTGTGCTATGTGCTTGTCAACATTGCCTACTTCAGCGCCATGACCCCTACGGAACTACTGCAGTCTCCCGCTGTCGCTGTG ACTTTTGGTGACAGAGTGCTGTACCCCCTGTCGTGGGTAGTCCCTGTGTTTGTCATCTTCTCCACCTTCGGAGCGGCCAATGGGAGCTGCTTCACAGCCGGCAG GCTGACCTATGTGGCAGGAAGAGAGGGTCACATGGTAAAGATCTTGTCCTATATCAGTCTGAAGCACCTCACTCCTTCCCCCGCCCTCATCTTCAAT GGTATTCTGGCCGTACTCTACATTATCCCAACAGACATCAGCACGCTGATCAACTACTTCAGTTTTGCCGTGTGGGCTTTCTACGGTCTCACAGCTCTCGCTCTCATCGTCATGCGCTTCACCAGGAAGGAACTCAAGAGGCCCGTCAAG TGTCCCATGCCCATAGCAGCGCTGGTGGTGATAGTGTCCTGCTACCTGGTCCTAGCACCTATCATAGACAAGCCAGAGCTGGAGTATCTGTACTGTACCATCTTCATCCTCAGCGGTCTGCTGCTCTACTTCCCCTTCGTACACCGCAAGTTCAGCTGGACGCGCAGGGTCATGA GGCCAATCACCATGTACCTCCAGCTGCTGATGGAGGTCGTTCCTCCTGAGAAAAACGAATAG